The Bernardetia litoralis DSM 6794 genome includes a window with the following:
- a CDS encoding NAD(P)/FAD-dependent oxidoreductase gives MENNSNLDVIIIGGSYAGLSAAMALGRSLRKVLIIDSGKPCNRQTPHSHNFITQDGNTPKEISSTAKEQVLNYPTVQFLDGKAISCSMQEDNYEVFVENGNSFFGKKILFATGVKDIMPSIKGFTQCWGISILHCPYCHGYEVKHENIGVMANGDTAFEMSKLIYNWSKNLTLFTNGKSTLNEEQTQKLHTKNIKIIETKISEFEHQEGQIQNIIFTNKIKHPISAIFSRVNFEQHSAIPKEMGCKFDENGFIEVDLFKKTSVKDIFAVGDATTMFRAVSFAVASGTIAGAFINRELIEENF, from the coding sequence ATGGAAAATAATTCAAATCTTGATGTAATTATCATTGGTGGAAGTTATGCAGGACTTTCGGCTGCTATGGCTTTAGGACGTTCTTTGAGAAAAGTATTAATTATAGATAGTGGAAAACCTTGCAATAGGCAAACTCCTCATTCTCATAATTTTATTACACAAGATGGAAATACACCCAAAGAAATTTCAAGTACAGCAAAAGAGCAAGTTTTAAATTATCCTACTGTCCAATTTCTTGATGGAAAAGCTATTTCTTGTTCTATGCAAGAAGATAATTATGAGGTTTTTGTAGAGAATGGAAATTCATTTTTTGGTAAAAAAATTCTCTTTGCAACTGGAGTAAAAGACATAATGCCTTCTATTAAAGGTTTTACTCAGTGTTGGGGAATATCGATTTTACATTGTCCTTATTGTCATGGTTATGAAGTAAAACATGAAAATATTGGAGTTATGGCAAATGGAGATACAGCCTTTGAAATGTCAAAACTTATCTATAATTGGAGCAAAAACTTGACTTTATTCACAAATGGAAAATCTACTTTGAATGAAGAACAGACCCAAAAATTACACACCAAAAATATCAAAATAATAGAAACTAAAATTTCAGAATTTGAACATCAAGAAGGACAAATTCAAAATATTATTTTCACAAATAAAATAAAACATCCTATTTCTGCTATTTTTTCTCGTGTAAATTTTGAGCAGCATTCTGCTATTCCAAAAGAAATGGGTTGTAAGTTTGATGAAAATGGATTTATAGAAGTTGATTTATTCAAAAAAACATCTGTAAAAGATATTTTTGCAGTAGGAGATGCCACAACTATGTTTAGAGCAGTATCTTTTGCAGTAGCTTCTGGCACAATAGCAGGAGCTTTTATAAATAGAGAATTGATAGAAGAGAATTTTTAA
- the ruvA gene encoding Holliday junction branch migration protein RuvA, protein MFAYLNGKITKREPSLAVLDINGVGYEVKISLQTYSIIQEGQPFKLFTYLSVTQDSQELFGFATESEKKMFLQLISVSGVGRNTALVMLSAMNVSELADAIINNQTSVIQKIKGIGKKTSERLVLDLRDKLAKEGFQLQDENGMSSALKEQAANALISLGLSKLVADRTVNAILKKYGTDISLEELITYSLQEG, encoded by the coding sequence ATGTTTGCCTATCTCAACGGAAAAATCACAAAAAGAGAGCCTTCACTAGCTGTTTTGGATATTAATGGCGTAGGTTATGAAGTCAAAATTTCACTTCAAACTTATTCTATTATTCAAGAAGGACAACCTTTCAAACTTTTTACTTATCTAAGTGTAACACAAGATTCACAAGAGCTTTTTGGGTTTGCGACAGAAAGTGAAAAAAAAATGTTTTTGCAGTTGATTAGTGTTTCGGGAGTTGGAAGAAATACAGCTTTGGTAATGCTTTCAGCAATGAATGTTTCTGAACTAGCAGACGCAATTATTAATAATCAAACTTCTGTTATTCAGAAAATAAAAGGAATTGGAAAGAAAACTTCTGAGCGATTGGTTTTGGATTTGAGAGATAAATTGGCAAAAGAAGGATTCCAACTTCAAGACGAAAACGGAATGAGCAGCGCACTCAAAGAACAAGCAGCAAATGCACTTATCAGTCTAGGATTATCAAAATTAGTGGCTGACAGAACCGTAAATGCTATTTTGAAAAAATACGGCACAGATATTTCTTTAGAAGAATTGATAACTTATAGCTTGCAAGAAGGATAA
- a CDS encoding LysM peptidoglycan-binding domain-containing protein — translation MKFFILFIAFFLINFSSYAFSSFTSKKDSIGLTRRGNNLYIKHKVTIGEDIYKIARKYGINKETLIALNPVARYPLKVNQILFIPHAQTSYRISQLKGYKVRPSETLFSIATKFQTNVKTLKELNELYSTQIQTGQELLIPYPNNHQDLYTIPSNAYSEAKDPNQKNEPQHKYHIVANGETLYAISQKYKVSVENLKKLNDNPSGQINAGQKIIIAKGEKIEEILIVASANPTTNQAKKGKPHSESGVCNVALNSDKLVGMHRTAPKGTLIKIHNESTGRTVTVKIIGKIQNIDRNKNVVIIISHEAARKLGTMSKEFPVYLDWTE, via the coding sequence ATGAAATTTTTTATCCTATTTATTGCTTTTTTTCTTATTAACTTTTCTTCTTACGCCTTTTCTTCTTTTACCTCAAAAAAAGATTCTATTGGCTTAACGAGAAGAGGAAATAATTTGTACATCAAGCACAAAGTAACTATTGGTGAAGATATTTATAAAATTGCTAGAAAATATGGCATAAATAAAGAAACTTTGATTGCTTTAAATCCTGTTGCTCGTTATCCATTGAAAGTAAATCAAATTTTATTTATTCCACACGCCCAAACTTCATACAGAATTTCTCAGTTGAAAGGGTATAAAGTACGTCCAAGTGAAACCCTTTTTTCTATTGCTACAAAATTTCAGACTAACGTAAAAACACTTAAAGAATTAAATGAACTTTATTCTACTCAAATTCAAACAGGACAAGAATTATTGATTCCATATCCAAATAATCATCAAGATTTATATACCATTCCATCAAATGCGTACAGTGAAGCAAAAGACCCAAATCAAAAAAATGAACCTCAACATAAATATCATATAGTTGCAAATGGGGAAACGCTTTATGCAATTTCTCAAAAATATAAAGTAAGTGTAGAAAATTTGAAAAAATTGAATGATAATCCTTCTGGACAAATAAACGCAGGACAAAAAATTATTATAGCAAAAGGAGAAAAAATCGAAGAGATTCTGATTGTAGCAAGTGCTAACCCTACAACTAATCAAGCCAAAAAAGGAAAACCTCATTCAGAATCAGGAGTTTGTAATGTTGCTTTGAATAGTGATAAACTTGTAGGAATGCACCGAACTGCACCAAAAGGAACATTAATAAAAATTCATAATGAAAGCACAGGCAGAACTGTAACCGTAAAAATTATAGGTAAAATTCAGAATATTGACCGAAATAAAAATGTAGTTATTATTATTAGCCATGAAGCTGCACGAAAATTAGGAACAATGAGCAAAGAGTTTCCTGTTTATTTGGATTGGACAGAGTAA
- a CDS encoding M16 family metallopeptidase, with translation MKKSLLSSLVLIILFFGSFVPSNNKDIKDGSKIEFTEFTLKNGLHVILHEDHSVPLVAVTVLYHVGSKNEEPNRTGFAHFFEHLLFEGSENIKRGEFDDYIENSGGMNNANTTYDRTFYYEVMPSNQLELALWLESERMLHAKVDSTGIETQRQVVKEERRQRIDNRPYGSLLEETLKRVYTKHPYKSSVIGSMAHLDAAEEIDYKSFYEKYYVPNNAVVSIAGDIDTETAKKLVEKYFGTIPQGKKVVQPQIVEPAQLAEVRDTVYDNIQLPAVIQAFKVPARGQSDYYATKMLFTLLSDGESSRLSKSVKDEQQKAVFVGAFPLDLEQNPSVALAFGIASMGVNPLDLEAAMDGEYEKVKDELIEEREFQKLKNQLEANFYTQNSTIAGIAETLADNHVYGGNANLINTEIENYMKVTREEIQEAAKKYLVKENRVTLHFLPKTK, from the coding sequence ATGAAAAAATCCTTATTATCTAGTTTAGTCTTAATCATATTATTCTTTGGAAGTTTTGTTCCAAGTAATAATAAAGATATAAAAGACGGTTCTAAAATTGAGTTTACTGAATTTACACTCAAAAATGGTTTACATGTTATCTTACATGAAGACCATTCTGTTCCTCTTGTTGCTGTTACGGTTTTGTATCATGTTGGTTCAAAAAATGAAGAGCCAAATCGTACAGGTTTTGCACATTTTTTTGAACATTTGCTTTTTGAAGGTTCAGAAAATATCAAGCGTGGAGAATTTGATGATTATATCGAAAATTCAGGTGGAATGAACAATGCAAATACTACGTATGACCGTACTTTTTATTATGAAGTAATGCCTTCAAATCAATTAGAATTGGCACTTTGGTTAGAATCTGAAAGAATGCTTCACGCTAAAGTAGATAGCACAGGTATTGAAACACAAAGACAAGTAGTAAAAGAAGAGCGTCGTCAGCGCATTGATAACCGTCCTTATGGTTCTCTTTTGGAAGAAACATTGAAAAGAGTTTATACAAAACATCCTTATAAATCTTCTGTAATTGGTTCGATGGCGCATTTAGATGCTGCTGAAGAAATTGATTATAAAAGTTTTTATGAAAAATATTATGTTCCAAATAATGCCGTAGTAAGTATCGCTGGAGATATTGACACGGAAACAGCTAAAAAATTAGTAGAGAAATACTTTGGTACAATTCCTCAAGGTAAAAAAGTAGTTCAGCCTCAAATTGTTGAACCTGCTCAATTGGCAGAAGTTCGTGATACTGTTTATGATAATATTCAACTTCCTGCTGTAATTCAGGCTTTTAAAGTTCCTGCTCGTGGTCAAAGTGATTATTATGCTACCAAAATGTTGTTTACGCTTCTTTCTGATGGCGAAAGTTCAAGACTTTCAAAATCCGTGAAAGATGAGCAACAAAAAGCTGTTTTTGTAGGTGCTTTTCCTTTAGATTTGGAACAGAACCCAAGTGTAGCTCTTGCTTTCGGAATTGCTTCAATGGGAGTAAATCCATTAGATTTAGAAGCTGCTATGGATGGAGAATATGAAAAAGTAAAAGATGAATTAATTGAAGAAAGAGAATTTCAAAAACTCAAAAATCAATTAGAGGCTAATTTTTATACTCAAAATAGCACTATTGCAGGAATTGCTGAAACATTAGCTGATAATCATGTTTATGGAGGAAATGCAAATCTTATCAATACCGAAATTGAAAATTATATGAAGGTAACTAGAGAAGAAATACAAGAAGCTGCCAAAAAATACCTTGTTAAAGAAAACAGAGTTACATTGCATTTTTTACCAAAAACAAAGTAA
- a CDS encoding insulinase family protein: MKNKFILSIVLSMAFLFTQCTLVPSGSTSKLDRSKAPKAGEARKVEIANSKSFTLDNGLEVFVVENHKIPQVSYSLVVDYDPIMEGKRVGMLNMFGSMLRRGTETRSKEKLDEEIDFMGANLITYSRGVYASSLKRHSDNLLSIFSDVLYNPSFSEEELTKVRNESLSNLQSLPSSPDEIASNVVAKVNYGNNHPYGEVETEATLNTVKNEDLKDFHQTYFRPNVSYLAIVGDITLEEAKKQAEKYFAKWEKKEVPTIKYDAPKTVEKPQVAISNRAGAVQTVINVTYPVFYPLNSDDYVAARLMNGILGNSGFGARLIQNLREDKAYTYGAYSSLNPDDISSSFKMSASVRNEVTDSAVVQFLYELKRIKDEPVTQVELDRVKASAIGSFVRSLESPQTVANFAINIARYDLPSDFYSNYIQKINALTVQDIQNAAKKYIKPENITIVAVGDQSILIEKLAPFGNIQVYDAFGEMAAQADQRILIGMTADKVIQNYIDKIGGKKWNEVTSMEKAQTMSIAGMQMEQKIYVQNQQKVALEVPKMGMKQIYDGKKAYLVMQGNKQELPAEQANSIKEQTFINPYSQYDKSNGYTIELVGAQVVEDKSVFEIKITHKDYGERLQYFDPKTGLLLKEVSPEGEMTIKDYRKVGTTNLLVPYKMEGNSPQGAYKIDVQEVEFNPTIDAKVFIVE; the protein is encoded by the coding sequence ATGAAAAATAAATTTATTTTAAGTATTGTCCTTTCGATGGCATTCTTATTTACTCAATGTACGCTTGTTCCTTCAGGCTCTACTAGCAAATTAGACCGAAGCAAAGCCCCAAAAGCTGGAGAGGCTCGCAAGGTAGAAATTGCAAATTCTAAATCTTTTACACTGGATAATGGTTTAGAAGTTTTTGTAGTAGAAAATCATAAAATTCCTCAAGTTTCTTATTCTTTGGTTGTTGATTATGACCCAATCATGGAAGGAAAGCGTGTCGGAATGCTCAATATGTTTGGTTCAATGCTTCGTCGTGGTACAGAAACACGTAGCAAAGAAAAATTAGATGAAGAAATTGATTTTATGGGTGCAAATCTGATTACCTATTCAAGAGGAGTTTATGCTTCTTCTTTGAAACGTCATTCAGATAATTTGCTTTCTATTTTTTCAGATGTTCTTTATAATCCTTCTTTTTCAGAAGAAGAATTGACGAAAGTACGCAATGAATCACTTTCAAATCTTCAATCATTGCCTTCTAGTCCAGATGAAATTGCTAGTAATGTAGTAGCAAAAGTAAATTATGGAAATAATCATCCTTATGGAGAAGTAGAAACAGAAGCCACTCTTAATACTGTTAAAAATGAAGATTTGAAAGATTTTCATCAGACTTATTTCCGTCCAAATGTTTCTTATTTGGCGATTGTGGGAGATATTACATTAGAAGAAGCAAAAAAACAAGCTGAAAAATATTTTGCCAAATGGGAGAAAAAAGAAGTTCCAACTATAAAATATGATGCTCCAAAAACAGTTGAAAAACCACAAGTAGCAATTTCAAATCGTGCTGGCGCAGTTCAAACGGTTATTAATGTTACATATCCTGTTTTTTATCCATTAAATAGTGATGATTATGTAGCTGCAAGATTAATGAACGGAATTTTAGGAAATAGTGGATTTGGTGCAAGGCTTATCCAAAACCTTCGTGAAGATAAAGCTTATACGTATGGAGCTTATTCGTCTTTAAATCCTGATGATATTTCATCTTCTTTCAAAATGTCTGCAAGTGTTCGTAATGAAGTTACAGATAGTGCAGTTGTTCAATTTTTGTATGAGTTGAAACGTATCAAAGATGAGCCTGTAACTCAAGTTGAATTAGACAGAGTAAAAGCAAGTGCGATTGGTTCTTTTGTTCGTTCTTTAGAAAGCCCTCAAACAGTTGCTAATTTTGCGATTAATATTGCTAGATATGATTTGCCTTCAGATTTTTATAGTAATTATATCCAAAAAATAAACGCTTTAACTGTTCAGGATATTCAAAATGCAGCAAAAAAATATATCAAACCAGAAAATATTACAATTGTTGCAGTAGGCGACCAAAGTATTTTGATAGAAAAATTAGCTCCTTTTGGAAACATTCAAGTTTATGATGCTTTTGGTGAAATGGCTGCACAAGCCGACCAACGTATTTTGATAGGAATGACTGCTGATAAAGTAATCCAAAATTATATAGATAAAATTGGAGGAAAAAAATGGAATGAAGTTACTTCTATGGAAAAAGCTCAAACGATGAGCATTGCAGGAATGCAAATGGAGCAAAAAATCTATGTTCAAAATCAGCAAAAAGTAGCATTAGAAGTTCCTAAAATGGGAATGAAACAAATTTATGATGGTAAAAAAGCTTATTTGGTAATGCAAGGAAACAAGCAAGAACTTCCAGCAGAACAAGCAAATAGTATAAAAGAACAAACTTTTATTAATCCATACTCTCAATATGACAAATCAAACGGTTATACAATTGAGTTAGTTGGTGCGCAAGTAGTGGAAGACAAATCTGTTTTTGAAATCAAAATTACACATAAAGATTATGGCGAACGTTTGCAATATTTTGACCCAAAAACAGGCCTTTTGCTCAAAGAAGTTTCACCAGAAGGAGAAATGACAATAAAAGATTACCGTAAAGTAGGAACTACAAACCTTTTAGTGCCTTACAAAATGGAGGGAAATTCGCCACAAGGAGCATATAAAATTGATGTGCAAGAAGTAGAATTCAATCCTACTATTGATGCGAAAGTATTCATAGTAGAATAA